In a single window of the Subtercola sp. PAMC28395 genome:
- a CDS encoding glycosyltransferase 87 family protein — MRSRRTAVVWLTLGVGALFLVLAWLSKQPCLALNAAGTGVDWSGGLPFRAACYTDVIPFYGSRGFDTTVFPYAHGAVGVPAGAPASQPRFLEYPVLTGLLGWLAAGISAGYSAIAGTGLLPAGVGVVQFFTVTALLLSACWLFVVWAVTRLAPEQPFAAVFVAASPIVALQAFTNWDALAVALAMGAMIAFAAAERAGPRSQSWWIWVVAGGGLCGLGAAAKLFPALILVAVLLLGIRNRSLTTFLLATAGALGAWLVVNVPVAVVWPAAWFEFLRINTLRGVNVDSIYQALASATGWPAPDSTVAGWISATLFVAGVVVLGFIVRRAPAAPTLAQLVFVVLALFLLVNKVWSPQYSLWLLPFLVLALARAGGAVLVGSLVVFSAVEAALWFVDMNHFANAGAGVDVGLVVTVIVRTTVTAALVVVVLVVGYSNRHDTSQKCRSTKRFVTGGDATHSG; from the coding sequence ATGCGGTCGAGGCGCACTGCCGTCGTCTGGCTCACACTCGGTGTCGGAGCCCTCTTTCTCGTGCTCGCCTGGCTGTCGAAACAGCCCTGCCTTGCGCTCAATGCCGCCGGAACGGGCGTCGACTGGAGCGGCGGCCTGCCGTTCCGGGCGGCGTGCTACACCGACGTCATTCCGTTCTACGGCTCCCGCGGGTTCGATACGACCGTCTTCCCCTACGCGCACGGTGCCGTGGGCGTGCCTGCCGGCGCCCCTGCCTCACAACCGCGCTTTCTCGAGTACCCGGTTCTGACCGGCCTGCTCGGCTGGCTGGCAGCCGGGATCTCGGCCGGGTACAGCGCGATAGCAGGCACAGGCCTGCTACCGGCGGGCGTCGGCGTGGTGCAGTTCTTCACCGTGACCGCGCTCCTGCTGTCTGCGTGCTGGCTGTTCGTGGTCTGGGCGGTCACCCGGCTGGCACCCGAGCAACCGTTCGCGGCCGTCTTCGTGGCCGCATCGCCGATTGTCGCCCTTCAGGCCTTCACCAACTGGGATGCCCTCGCAGTCGCCCTGGCGATGGGGGCGATGATCGCCTTCGCCGCGGCCGAGCGCGCAGGTCCCAGGAGTCAGTCGTGGTGGATCTGGGTCGTCGCGGGCGGAGGCCTATGCGGTCTCGGTGCGGCGGCCAAGCTGTTCCCGGCACTGATTCTGGTCGCTGTGCTGCTGCTGGGCATCCGGAACCGGTCGTTGACGACCTTTCTGCTCGCGACCGCGGGCGCACTCGGAGCCTGGCTGGTCGTCAATGTGCCTGTCGCGGTGGTCTGGCCCGCGGCGTGGTTCGAGTTTCTGCGCATCAACACCCTGCGGGGCGTCAACGTCGACTCGATCTACCAGGCACTCGCCAGCGCGACCGGATGGCCGGCACCCGACAGCACGGTCGCAGGGTGGATCTCCGCAACCCTCTTCGTCGCGGGGGTCGTCGTGCTCGGGTTCATCGTCAGGCGCGCTCCGGCCGCACCCACGCTGGCGCAGCTGGTGTTCGTCGTGCTCGCCCTGTTCCTGCTCGTCAACAAGGTCTGGAGCCCGCAGTACTCGCTGTGGCTGCTGCCGTTCCTGGTGCTTGCCCTCGCGCGGGCCGGTGGCGCGGTGCTCGTCGGCAGCCTCGTCGTCTTCTCGGCCGTCGAGGCGGCGCTGTGGTTCGTCGACATGAACCACTTCGCGAACGCGGGTGCTGGAGTCGACGTCGGGCTGGTCGTCACCGTCATTGTCCGCACGACCGTCACGGCCGCCCTGGTGGTAGTAGTGCTGGTCGTCGGCTACTCGAACCGCCACGACACGAGCCAGAAGTGCAGGTCGACGAAGCGGTTCGTGACGGGCGGCGACGCGACCCACAGCGGGTAG
- a CDS encoding dolichyl-phosphate-mannose--protein mannosyltransferase — MNKSLPPHAADPAAPAARHGGGDPATTRLDRWWGRVLSTPTRHRRWAWIAPIMVTSFAAFLRLWNLGWPDSLVFDETYYVKDALSMSRLGYEGTWPDGANAQVNAGQTDGFSADAEFAVHPPLGKWIIQTGFALFGRDSTVGWRIAVAVCGILVVLLTYLIARHLFGSIVLASIAGLLIGIDGQAIVLSRTAILDGPLTLLCLAGVGATLLDLRSQNARRMLGRRLRWRRPWLIVAGVLFGLACGTKWSAIWFLLVFAVFVAITDWLALRRSSNGPEPRVPRPSRLVSTGSAAYSTGVLGVSAAIAYLATWTGWFVTDGGSDRHWVEQHNAAWGGVLAWVPPIIQNFVHHHLAMLAFNVNLSIPHGYQANPLTWLLYTQPLSMYTRTTSGGIGPCGETVCRETAWLMVNPIIWWASVAAVVVVLVRFVLRREWMLGCILLGVAAGYLPWLLFMNRTIFQFYSIIFEPYLILALTAVLGYLLGSRTDPPRVRRFGIAVVGGFLLLCLAVSAFFYPLWVASPPVTNRFVDLHFWLVSWRFE, encoded by the coding sequence GTGAACAAGAGTCTGCCCCCACACGCAGCAGATCCGGCTGCCCCTGCGGCACGGCACGGCGGCGGCGACCCCGCCACCACGCGACTCGACCGCTGGTGGGGCCGTGTGCTCTCGACCCCCACGCGCCACCGCCGCTGGGCGTGGATCGCCCCCATCATGGTCACCTCGTTCGCCGCGTTCCTTCGGCTCTGGAACCTCGGCTGGCCCGACTCCCTGGTCTTCGACGAGACGTACTACGTCAAAGACGCCCTCTCGATGAGCCGTCTCGGTTACGAAGGAACGTGGCCAGACGGAGCGAACGCCCAGGTCAACGCCGGGCAGACAGACGGGTTCTCGGCCGATGCAGAGTTCGCCGTGCATCCACCGCTCGGAAAATGGATCATCCAGACCGGGTTCGCCCTCTTCGGCCGCGACAGTACGGTCGGCTGGCGCATCGCGGTTGCCGTCTGCGGAATCCTCGTCGTGCTGCTGACGTACCTGATCGCCCGGCACCTGTTCGGCTCTATCGTGCTGGCGAGCATCGCGGGGCTGCTGATCGGCATCGACGGCCAGGCGATCGTACTGAGCCGCACCGCCATTCTCGACGGCCCGCTCACCCTGCTCTGCCTTGCCGGCGTCGGTGCGACGCTCCTCGATCTCCGCTCCCAGAACGCACGACGGATGCTCGGCCGCCGCCTGCGCTGGCGCCGGCCATGGCTCATCGTGGCGGGCGTACTCTTCGGTCTCGCGTGCGGCACGAAGTGGTCGGCGATCTGGTTCCTGCTCGTCTTCGCCGTCTTCGTTGCGATCACCGACTGGCTGGCCCTCCGCCGGTCTAGTAACGGGCCGGAGCCGCGTGTGCCGAGACCCTCACGCCTGGTTTCGACAGGGTCTGCGGCCTACTCAACCGGGGTACTCGGGGTCTCTGCCGCGATCGCCTACCTCGCCACGTGGACGGGCTGGTTCGTCACCGACGGCGGCAGCGACCGCCACTGGGTCGAACAGCACAACGCCGCCTGGGGTGGGGTGCTCGCGTGGGTGCCGCCGATCATCCAGAACTTCGTGCACCACCACCTCGCCATGCTCGCCTTCAACGTGAACCTGAGCATCCCGCACGGGTACCAGGCGAACCCGCTCACCTGGCTGCTCTACACGCAGCCACTCAGCATGTACACCCGCACCACTTCTGGCGGCATCGGGCCCTGCGGCGAGACTGTCTGCCGCGAAACGGCATGGCTCATGGTCAATCCGATCATCTGGTGGGCGTCGGTGGCAGCCGTCGTGGTCGTGCTGGTGCGCTTCGTGCTTCGCCGCGAATGGATGCTCGGCTGCATCCTGCTCGGAGTGGCCGCCGGCTATCTGCCCTGGCTGCTCTTCATGAACCGCACGATCTTCCAGTTCTACTCGATCATCTTCGAGCCGTACCTGATCCTGGCGCTGACCGCCGTGCTCGGTTACCTGCTGGGCAGCCGCACCGACCCGCCGCGGGTGCGACGATTCGGCATCGCCGTGGTCGGCGGGTTTCTTCTGCTCTGCCTCGCGGTCAGCGCCTTCTTCTACCCGCTGTGGGTCGCGTCGCCGCCCGTCACGAACCGCTTCGTCGACCTGCACTTCTGGCTCGTGTCGTGGCGGTTCGAGTAG
- a CDS encoding N-acetylglutaminylglutamine amidotransferase, with translation MAGHSAAQRATKWATQPEAEESEMCGLAGEFRFDGQSADIAALARMTSCLVHRGPDGDGLWAHGPVALGHRRLSIIDLSTAGSQPMVDAALGLTVAFNGCIYNFRDLRAELAGKGYTFFSSSDTEVIGKAYAEWGMDCVDHFLGMFAFAILERESGRLVLARDRLGIKPLYLDETGDRIRFASTLPALLAGGGTDTSIDREALAYYMTFHSVVPAPLTILTGVRKLPPATIRVIEPDGRSTERVYWSPDFSRDDEYAGFDERDWQDAVIQSLRTAVERRMVADVPVGVLLSGGIDSSLVVALLAEAGQTDLRTFSIGFESAGGESGDEFEYSTLVADRFATDHHRITIDSARLLPGIDGAIAAMSEPMVSHDCVAFYLLSEDVSQSVKVVQSGQGADEVLGGYDWYPPLADVPRGDAAEAYARVFFDRRWAAMSSVLSRDWMLGHDAPSEFIARRFAEPGAETSVDAALRNDTTVMLVDDPVKRVDNMTMAWGLEARVPFLDHEFVELVGRIPPHLKLADGGKGVLKAASRGIVPDEIIDRTKGYFPVPAIRQLEGPYLEKVRDALTDPAARARGLFDGAEVERLLASPNETRTTLGSNALWQLGLLELWLQKQGIR, from the coding sequence GTGGCAGGTCACTCGGCCGCGCAGCGTGCGACGAAATGGGCGACGCAGCCAGAAGCAGAGGAGTCTGAGATGTGCGGCCTGGCCGGAGAGTTCCGCTTCGACGGGCAGAGTGCCGACATCGCGGCCCTCGCCCGGATGACGTCGTGCCTCGTTCACCGCGGCCCCGACGGCGATGGGCTCTGGGCGCACGGCCCGGTCGCGCTCGGCCACCGGCGGCTCTCGATCATCGACCTGAGCACTGCGGGTTCCCAGCCGATGGTGGATGCCGCGCTCGGCCTGACTGTCGCCTTCAACGGCTGCATCTACAACTTCAGAGACCTTCGCGCTGAGCTGGCTGGCAAGGGCTACACCTTCTTCTCCTCCTCAGACACGGAGGTGATCGGCAAGGCATATGCCGAATGGGGCATGGATTGCGTCGACCACTTTCTGGGCATGTTCGCCTTCGCGATCCTCGAGCGCGAGAGCGGGCGGCTGGTTCTGGCGCGTGACCGACTCGGCATCAAACCGCTGTACCTGGATGAGACCGGTGATCGCATCCGCTTCGCGTCGACCCTGCCGGCACTGCTGGCCGGTGGCGGCACCGACACGAGCATCGACAGGGAGGCGCTGGCGTACTACATGACCTTCCATTCGGTCGTACCTGCTCCGCTCACCATCCTGACGGGGGTGCGCAAGCTGCCTCCGGCCACGATCCGCGTCATCGAGCCCGACGGGCGCAGCACGGAACGGGTGTACTGGTCGCCCGACTTCAGCCGCGACGACGAGTACGCAGGGTTCGACGAACGGGACTGGCAGGACGCGGTCATCCAGAGCCTGCGAACCGCAGTCGAACGGCGCATGGTCGCCGACGTGCCCGTGGGGGTGCTGCTCTCGGGAGGCATCGACTCGAGCCTCGTGGTCGCGCTGCTCGCCGAAGCGGGCCAGACCGACCTCAGAACGTTCAGCATCGGCTTCGAATCCGCCGGCGGCGAATCCGGTGACGAGTTCGAGTATTCGACCCTCGTCGCCGATCGCTTTGCGACAGACCACCACCGCATCACCATCGACAGCGCGCGGCTGTTGCCGGGCATCGATGGCGCGATCGCGGCCATGAGCGAACCGATGGTGAGCCATGACTGCGTGGCGTTCTACCTGCTCAGCGAAGACGTCTCACAGTCGGTCAAGGTGGTTCAGTCTGGCCAGGGCGCCGACGAGGTGTTGGGCGGCTACGACTGGTATCCGCCGCTCGCCGATGTGCCGCGCGGCGATGCGGCTGAAGCGTATGCGCGCGTGTTCTTCGACCGCCGCTGGGCCGCCATGAGTTCGGTTCTCTCCCGCGACTGGATGCTCGGGCATGACGCCCCGAGCGAATTCATCGCCCGCCGTTTCGCAGAGCCCGGCGCCGAGACCTCGGTCGACGCGGCCCTGCGCAACGACACCACGGTGATGCTGGTCGACGACCCGGTGAAGCGTGTCGACAACATGACCATGGCCTGGGGCCTCGAGGCCCGCGTTCCCTTTCTCGACCACGAGTTCGTCGAACTGGTGGGGAGAATCCCTCCACACCTGAAGCTGGCCGATGGCGGCAAGGGTGTCCTCAAGGCAGCCAGCCGCGGAATCGTGCCAGACGAGATCATCGACCGCACGAAGGGGTACTTCCCGGTGCCGGCGATCCGGCAGCTCGAGGGCCCGTACCTGGAAAAGGTTCGCGATGCCCTCACGGACCCGGCCGCCCGCGCACGGGGGCTCTTCGACGGGGCCGAGGTCGAACGATTGCTGGCCTCCCCGAACGAAACGCGAACGACCCTCGGCTCGAATGCACTCTGGCAGCTTGGTTTACTGGAGCTGTGGCTGCAGAAGCAAGGAATCCGGTAA
- a CDS encoding DUF4190 domain-containing protein, with the protein MTDPSQNPSGDHHQPQPVNYGTANYGTTPITPVDGQQPVAAPYAGQGQYGDRGQYAPAPPGSYGAARTNVLAIVAFALSFVVPLAAIVTGHIALGQIKRTGEQGHGFALAGTIIGYALTGLALIMVIAYVAFFIVLIAVAATNGQYSTGHFATY; encoded by the coding sequence ATGACCGACCCCAGCCAGAACCCATCGGGCGATCACCACCAGCCCCAGCCTGTGAACTATGGCACAGCCAACTACGGCACGACGCCGATCACCCCGGTCGACGGCCAGCAGCCCGTGGCGGCTCCGTACGCCGGCCAGGGCCAATACGGCGACCGGGGGCAGTATGCCCCCGCCCCTCCGGGGTCATACGGCGCGGCTCGCACCAATGTGCTCGCGATCGTCGCCTTCGCGCTCTCGTTCGTGGTGCCACTCGCGGCCATCGTCACCGGCCACATCGCCCTCGGCCAGATCAAGAGAACGGGAGAGCAGGGCCATGGCTTCGCCCTGGCCGGCACGATCATCGGGTATGCACTCACGGGCCTGGCACTGATCATGGTGATCGCCTACGTCGCCTTCTTCATCGTGCTTATCGCCGTGGCCGCGACAAACGGCCAGTACTCGACCGGGCACTTCGCCACCTACTGA
- a CDS encoding carboxylate--amine ligase/circularly permuted type 2 ATP-grasp protein — protein sequence MTAELTLGAEEELHLIDLESGKLSARAPQLLSRLPAESYSAELQRTTVETNTAVTSTLSELRAELLRLRKGLAEAAGEFGLGVAAVGTAPHSEFTDFELTATGRYRRMQEQYRLLVDEQLICGLQIHVGVSDRDLAVQIAQRVSHDLPLLLALSASSPFLNGHDTGYSSIRTTIWQRWPSAGATGEVSSAAEYDELLCDLISSGVIADAKMAYFDVRPSSHEPTLELRVCDACPIVDDAVLIAGLFRASVLSAEHDIEAGRPRPQMRAPIHRAAMWQAARGGLSGMLLDGTTHPRPVPAAHAIRDLVSRLRPQLEELGDYDEIRHLSEATLARGNSADRQRAAFAERGELRDVVEQVVQETHGPAEGYAPRAATEALALRSYRTRAGDEAVGPSSIPRPAYRDVIDFYRDLKPTGLTDLNHERDEYTQRTSLDFGVKGAFQPFEVDLFPRIISAYEWSELGAGLRQRARAIESFLQDIYGQQRIIADGVLPRELADSLTSSPGWRQEGRRIPPGTVRAAVMGFDLVRNEFGGWRVLEDNVRAPSGAAYAMAARALMDAVVPDLPRPQGLRDPRSALAELRRALLAGPRATAGGDPELDAVAAVLSSGTASSAWFEHNHLAADAGLLLVTPDDLDVVGGRVVATASRDASGAVDATGSRAPGDSAGDSTIIQSLYVRIDPELIDLVTSSGRTIGREILEVAESGNVFLANAPGNGVADDKAMYCNIHDVIGYYLDERPLLESVPTYRTSDASERRSVLERVGELVTKPVDGEGGRGVLIGPKATASRVAERRSEIAADPSAWVAQELVALSSLPTFAGSHLEPRHVDLRAFVYVRGTGPEDVTVADLALTRVAPAGSMVVNSSQGGGAKDTWILGSDGSPDERNAHVRTSR from the coding sequence ATGACTGCGGAGCTCACCCTCGGTGCAGAAGAAGAGTTGCACCTGATCGACCTTGAGAGCGGCAAGCTCTCGGCCCGGGCCCCGCAACTCCTGTCACGGTTGCCTGCAGAGAGCTATTCGGCCGAGCTCCAGCGCACCACCGTCGAGACGAACACCGCGGTCACCTCCACCCTGAGCGAGCTCCGGGCCGAATTACTGCGGCTGCGAAAGGGCCTCGCAGAGGCCGCCGGCGAATTCGGGCTCGGCGTTGCCGCAGTGGGCACTGCTCCGCACTCCGAGTTCACCGACTTCGAGCTCACCGCGACCGGTCGGTACAGGCGCATGCAGGAGCAGTACCGGCTCCTGGTCGACGAACAACTGATCTGCGGCCTCCAGATCCACGTGGGGGTCTCCGACCGCGATCTGGCCGTGCAGATCGCGCAGCGTGTGTCGCACGATCTGCCGCTTCTGCTGGCGCTCTCGGCCAGTTCGCCCTTTCTGAATGGGCACGACACCGGGTATTCGAGCATCCGCACCACCATCTGGCAGCGCTGGCCGAGCGCCGGGGCGACAGGCGAGGTCTCGTCTGCGGCCGAATACGACGAACTGTTGTGCGACCTGATCTCCAGCGGTGTGATCGCCGATGCCAAGATGGCGTACTTCGACGTGCGGCCATCGTCGCACGAGCCGACCCTCGAACTGCGCGTCTGCGATGCCTGCCCGATCGTCGACGATGCCGTGCTGATCGCCGGTCTGTTCCGTGCTTCGGTGCTGTCTGCAGAACACGACATCGAGGCGGGCCGACCGCGACCGCAGATGCGGGCTCCGATCCACCGTGCTGCGATGTGGCAGGCGGCGCGCGGCGGGCTCTCGGGCATGCTGCTCGACGGAACAACTCACCCTCGACCGGTGCCTGCGGCGCATGCCATCCGCGACCTGGTCTCCCGGCTTCGCCCGCAGCTCGAGGAGCTCGGCGACTACGACGAGATCAGGCACCTCAGCGAAGCCACCCTCGCCCGAGGCAACTCCGCCGACCGGCAGCGCGCTGCCTTCGCTGAACGAGGCGAGCTGCGCGACGTGGTGGAACAGGTCGTGCAGGAGACCCACGGCCCCGCGGAAGGGTACGCTCCCCGGGCGGCGACCGAAGCTCTCGCCCTTCGCAGTTACCGCACTCGAGCCGGTGACGAGGCCGTCGGCCCCAGTTCCATTCCCCGGCCCGCCTACCGCGACGTCATCGACTTCTACCGCGACCTGAAGCCCACCGGCCTAACCGACCTCAACCACGAACGCGATGAGTACACGCAACGAACCTCGCTGGATTTCGGGGTGAAGGGGGCCTTCCAACCATTCGAAGTCGACCTCTTTCCGCGGATCATCAGCGCCTACGAATGGTCGGAACTCGGCGCCGGGCTTCGCCAGCGGGCGCGGGCCATCGAGTCGTTCCTGCAGGACATCTACGGCCAGCAGCGGATCATCGCCGACGGGGTTCTGCCGCGCGAGCTCGCCGACTCCCTCACCTCGTCGCCGGGCTGGCGGCAGGAGGGCAGGAGAATCCCTCCAGGAACCGTTCGAGCTGCTGTCATGGGCTTCGACCTGGTACGCAATGAGTTCGGCGGTTGGCGCGTACTTGAAGACAACGTGCGCGCACCGAGTGGGGCGGCCTACGCCATGGCAGCCAGGGCGCTGATGGATGCTGTAGTCCCCGACCTACCCAGACCACAGGGCCTGCGCGACCCGCGTTCCGCCCTCGCCGAGCTGAGGCGGGCCCTCCTCGCCGGGCCACGTGCAACAGCCGGAGGCGACCCGGAACTCGACGCCGTCGCCGCTGTTCTCAGCAGCGGCACCGCCAGCTCCGCCTGGTTCGAGCACAACCACCTCGCCGCCGATGCTGGCCTCCTGCTGGTGACACCCGACGACCTCGACGTTGTGGGCGGCCGCGTCGTGGCGACCGCGTCACGCGATGCCTCGGGTGCCGTCGATGCGACCGGCTCGCGGGCACCAGGTGATTCGGCCGGCGACAGCACGATCATCCAGTCGCTGTATGTACGCATCGATCCCGAGCTGATCGACCTCGTCACGAGTTCTGGGCGCACCATCGGCCGCGAGATCCTCGAAGTGGCGGAATCAGGCAACGTCTTTCTCGCCAACGCACCCGGCAACGGGGTCGCCGACGACAAGGCGATGTACTGCAACATCCACGACGTGATCGGCTACTACCTCGATGAGCGCCCGTTGCTCGAATCCGTTCCGACCTACCGAACCAGCGATGCCTCTGAGCGCCGCAGCGTGCTCGAGCGAGTCGGGGAGCTCGTGACCAAACCGGTCGACGGTGAAGGCGGGCGGGGAGTACTCATCGGGCCGAAGGCCACGGCATCCCGCGTCGCCGAGCGCCGCAGCGAGATTGCAGCAGACCCGTCTGCCTGGGTCGCCCAGGAGCTTGTCGCCCTCTCATCGCTTCCGACCTTCGCCGGGTCTCACCTGGAACCCCGGCACGTCGACCTGCGTGCCTTCGTCTATGTTCGGGGCACCGGGCCAGAAGACGTGACAGTGGCCGACCTGGCGCTCACGAGGGTGGCACCCGCGGGGAGCATGGTGGTCAATTCCTCGCAGGGCGGAGGGGCTAAAGACACCTGGATCCTGGGTTCAGACGGCTCGCCAGACGAAAGGAACGCCCATGTTCGCACGAGCAGGTAG
- a CDS encoding S9 family peptidase — MAAEARNPVIDTSELTARLVAAWGSWGPTMTPDADRVAFISDRSGLPQLWVQNVATGDELPEPTLIQFCDDPVIAVSWSADSAWLAVAVATDGGVRSQVWVVRPDGTDARRIGGDREHHAELGPWTRSGHRVVVTVPSTEVGEPTRTFLVEPVTGLFEPLAVGELIHVLDLSVGEALVVVRDGRRGHEFCVVVDRLSDEDHPLMPHNEHGHAATGATTVALIRPAPAGAEPGSPVVAYLATEVDAPRQRLVALPLAPDGWRGVPRVLAERTDAELEALDADDAGRLLLLVWNRAGRSEIELYDTATDECTPVAGLPGLVATSPVLSRDGRTVILSVEGPLRPRELWRLDTAAHSWTRVTQVPALPEVALAEPTLEHFTGRDGLGLSGWLYRAPAGTRTSGAHAKPIDDADEGERARTAGPAMLSLHGGPEAQERPTFNPQHQAMVAAGITVFAPNVRGSSGFGREFSHLDDVHGRQGAFDDVLAAAQYLVDAGLADAGRIAVTGRSYGGYLTLASLAFSPGVFAAGIDICGMSHMMTFYRDTEPWIAAAAVTKYGHPDHDQKLLRRISPLTKVSNIDVPLLVAHGELDTNVPVNEAHQVVAALRELGRPVEYLELAGEGHEYRRAESKLLLAETMVHFLRQHLSRIEG, encoded by the coding sequence GTGGCTGCAGAAGCAAGGAATCCGGTAATCGACACGAGTGAGCTGACTGCGCGCCTCGTCGCCGCGTGGGGCAGCTGGGGGCCGACGATGACGCCCGACGCCGACCGTGTCGCGTTCATCAGCGACCGCTCCGGCCTGCCCCAGCTGTGGGTTCAGAACGTCGCGACCGGCGATGAACTGCCAGAGCCGACGCTGATCCAGTTCTGCGACGACCCCGTCATCGCAGTGAGCTGGTCGGCCGACAGCGCCTGGCTGGCCGTCGCCGTCGCAACCGATGGCGGCGTTCGCAGCCAGGTGTGGGTCGTCAGGCCAGACGGCACGGATGCCCGGCGAATCGGCGGCGACCGCGAACACCACGCCGAGCTCGGGCCGTGGACCCGCAGCGGTCACCGGGTGGTCGTCACTGTGCCGTCGACTGAGGTCGGGGAGCCGACGCGTACCTTTCTCGTCGAGCCCGTGACAGGGCTCTTCGAGCCGCTCGCCGTGGGTGAGCTCATCCATGTGCTCGACCTTTCTGTCGGCGAGGCACTCGTCGTTGTTCGCGACGGTCGTCGGGGACATGAATTCTGTGTGGTCGTCGACCGGCTGAGCGACGAAGACCACCCGCTGATGCCCCACAATGAGCACGGGCACGCGGCGACAGGGGCGACGACCGTGGCACTCATCCGGCCGGCGCCGGCGGGTGCCGAACCCGGCAGCCCCGTGGTCGCGTACCTCGCGACGGAGGTCGATGCGCCGCGCCAGCGCCTGGTTGCACTCCCACTCGCCCCCGATGGGTGGCGCGGCGTGCCTCGCGTTCTTGCCGAACGCACCGACGCCGAACTCGAAGCACTCGATGCCGACGACGCCGGGCGGTTGTTGCTGCTGGTCTGGAACCGCGCTGGGCGAAGCGAGATCGAACTCTATGACACCGCCACAGACGAATGCACCCCCGTTGCCGGCCTGCCAGGGCTGGTTGCGACAAGCCCGGTGCTGAGCCGCGACGGGAGAACGGTCATCCTGAGCGTCGAGGGGCCGCTTCGCCCCCGCGAGCTCTGGCGGCTCGACACAGCGGCACACAGCTGGACGCGCGTCACGCAGGTGCCGGCCCTGCCTGAGGTGGCGCTCGCAGAGCCGACGCTCGAGCACTTCACGGGTCGGGACGGGCTCGGGTTGAGCGGGTGGTTGTACCGGGCTCCTGCCGGAACGCGCACTAGTGGTGCGCACGCGAAGCCGATCGACGACGCAGACGAAGGAGAACGGGCTCGGACTGCCGGCCCCGCCATGCTGAGCCTTCACGGCGGGCCGGAGGCGCAGGAGAGACCGACGTTCAACCCGCAGCACCAGGCGATGGTCGCCGCGGGCATCACCGTCTTCGCGCCGAACGTGCGCGGGTCATCCGGTTTCGGCCGCGAGTTCAGCCATCTCGACGACGTCCACGGTCGGCAGGGCGCGTTCGACGACGTGCTCGCCGCGGCCCAGTACCTCGTCGATGCCGGCCTGGCCGACGCGGGGCGGATCGCTGTGACAGGCCGCTCCTACGGCGGCTACCTCACCCTGGCATCGCTGGCTTTCTCCCCCGGCGTCTTCGCGGCGGGGATCGACATCTGCGGGATGTCGCACATGATGACGTTCTACCGGGACACCGAGCCGTGGATCGCCGCGGCCGCCGTGACGAAGTATGGGCATCCCGATCACGACCAGAAGCTGTTGCGGCGCATTTCGCCGCTCACGAAGGTGTCGAACATCGACGTGCCTCTGCTGGTGGCGCACGGTGAGCTCGACACGAACGTGCCCGTCAACGAAGCACACCAGGTCGTGGCCGCGCTGCGCGAACTCGGGAGGCCGGTCGAATACCTCGAACTCGCGGGTGAGGGGCACGAGTACCGACGCGCCGAGTCGAAACTGTTGCTTGCCGAGACGATGGTGCACTTCCTGCGGCAGCACCTTTCCCGCATCGAGGGGTGA